A window of the Leucothrix mucor DSM 2157 genome harbors these coding sequences:
- a CDS encoding DEAD/DEAH box helicase family protein yields the protein MPTKTISNFAFFNVALAKQGEAQNVFTASCAEIVSRAIKAEKNIQSDPRIAGFYARNALELMVETVFDIDNWLKRPRHDTTLMSLIHDKDFKLNLTTNLFPKLKLIIQLGNEAVHGKTPLPQRDALQAVKELHHVLYWFVRTYMPDLDRSTFVVQPFNADIIPQQVTVDAAVVAQAQSSAKRIKELEKQLEDDDRVKHEKYQQQLKENDALKAANQILLEAVQKAKEAASEETDRHDYNEVETRDYLIDTLLHESGWLLKDQRDREYPVKGMPVSPVSPNGNGFVDYVLWGDDGTALAVVEAKRTNLSPEHGQQQAKLYADCLEKQCGVRPVIFYTNGYETRLWDDYFYPPRTVQGFYTKVELALMIKRRKDRVSFFSDDVGNAKKLTAAISDAITNRHYQKTAITEILEDFEVEHERKALLVMATGTGKTRTVISLVDLMVKHEWVKNVLFLADRNALLTQAKKNFVKLLPRVSCSILNAGQSKDNIDSRLYFSTYPTMKNLLDRGANERPFGIGHFDLIIVDEAHRSVYSKYRQIFEYFDGYLVGLTATPKDEVEKDTYGIFDLQKGMPTYAYEDASAYAENFLVPPTKISVATKFIRDGIKYKELSEEEQKEWEEKEALEGRDEVLPSEVNKFLFNEDTAEKMFAQLMRKDEQGGIHVEGGDVIGKTIIFAANNDHADFLQKMFDKNYKKWAGKLAKKITFKEKYAQSLIDEFGGDENEIKAFDPNNPTCRIAISVDMLDTGVDVPEVVNLVFYKVIRSKVKFTQMIGRGTRLCPDLFGPGDDKTTFKVFDYCQNFEYFDANPEGMPVGVAKPVSQQVFEKRVKLSTLLNKQLADETFQAEHSEDCERLVKLNSYQLDMLHHLVNGMNLDNFIVRPKRQAVEPFLEREYWNEIDDTKFTELESHVSMLPTEAEAFNADEQNNHLSNRFDNLVLGMQLSLLEKGMIPDASRIRVMEFAQQLEGKSTLPAVQAQLQFIQDIQTMEFWQDIHLVTLEDVRKRLRNLMFALDKEDKVVVYTNFEDEVQGVQDVTEVYRSPSVDLAQYRKKIEQYIQDHQDQLTIQKLKRNKPITQADLDVLEGLLLDASGMSDVEAYRKQILQEKPLGAFIRELVGLDMNAAKEAFSSFLDEGAYNAEQMNFVNQVIDYLVTNGVLEMTHIFEPPFTDQHSESAYGFFEEGKVVELFGIIRAVNANSQVDVGNVSYAS from the coding sequence ATGCCAACAAAAACGATCAGTAACTTCGCTTTCTTCAATGTGGCCTTAGCTAAGCAAGGCGAAGCACAGAATGTTTTTACGGCAAGCTGTGCTGAGATTGTGTCTCGTGCCATCAAGGCTGAGAAGAATATACAAAGCGATCCGCGTATTGCTGGCTTCTATGCGCGTAATGCCTTGGAGCTGATGGTTGAAACGGTTTTTGATATTGATAACTGGCTAAAGCGTCCTCGTCACGACACTACCTTGATGTCGTTGATTCATGATAAGGATTTTAAGCTCAACCTAACTACTAATTTATTCCCCAAGCTCAAGCTGATTATCCAGTTAGGTAATGAGGCGGTTCACGGTAAAACGCCATTACCGCAGCGCGATGCTTTGCAAGCGGTTAAAGAGCTGCATCATGTGTTGTATTGGTTTGTGCGCACTTACATGCCCGACTTGGACCGCAGTACGTTTGTGGTGCAGCCGTTTAATGCGGATATTATTCCGCAGCAGGTTACGGTGGATGCTGCCGTGGTGGCACAAGCCCAGAGCAGCGCTAAACGCATCAAGGAGCTGGAAAAACAGCTAGAAGATGATGACCGCGTTAAGCATGAAAAATACCAGCAACAGCTTAAAGAAAATGACGCGTTAAAAGCGGCTAATCAAATCCTGCTTGAGGCCGTTCAAAAGGCTAAGGAAGCAGCCAGCGAAGAGACTGACCGTCACGATTACAATGAGGTGGAAACCCGTGACTACCTCATTGACACGTTGTTACATGAATCAGGCTGGTTGCTAAAAGATCAGCGCGATAGGGAGTACCCGGTAAAAGGGATGCCTGTTTCACCCGTCAGCCCAAATGGTAATGGCTTTGTTGATTATGTGTTGTGGGGTGATGACGGGACTGCACTCGCGGTGGTTGAGGCTAAGCGTACCAATCTGAGCCCTGAGCATGGCCAGCAGCAAGCTAAGCTTTATGCCGATTGTTTAGAAAAACAGTGTGGTGTTCGCCCTGTGATTTTTTATACCAATGGCTATGAAACGCGCCTTTGGGATGACTACTTTTACCCACCGCGCACAGTTCAGGGCTTTTATACCAAAGTCGAATTGGCGCTGATGATTAAGCGCCGTAAGGATCGGGTATCGTTCTTTAGTGATGACGTTGGTAATGCGAAAAAGCTGACCGCAGCGATTAGTGATGCCATTACTAATCGCCATTATCAAAAAACGGCGATTACTGAAATACTTGAAGACTTTGAAGTGGAGCATGAGCGCAAAGCGTTGCTGGTTATGGCAACGGGAACGGGTAAAACGCGGACGGTGATTAGTTTGGTTGACTTGATGGTCAAGCATGAGTGGGTAAAGAACGTGTTGTTCCTGGCTGATCGCAATGCCTTATTAACTCAAGCGAAGAAGAACTTCGTTAAGTTGTTGCCACGTGTCAGCTGCTCCATTCTTAATGCTGGCCAAAGCAAAGATAACATCGATAGCCGATTGTACTTTTCGACGTATCCCACGATGAAGAATTTACTGGATCGCGGTGCTAACGAGCGTCCCTTTGGCATTGGCCACTTTGATTTGATTATCGTCGATGAGGCGCATCGCTCGGTTTATTCCAAGTACCGTCAAATTTTTGAGTATTTTGATGGCTATTTGGTGGGCTTAACGGCGACGCCAAAAGATGAGGTTGAAAAAGATACTTACGGTATTTTTGACTTACAAAAAGGCATGCCGACGTATGCTTATGAGGATGCCAGTGCTTACGCTGAGAACTTCCTTGTACCTCCGACTAAGATTTCGGTAGCCACTAAATTCATCCGTGACGGAATTAAGTACAAAGAGCTGTCTGAGGAAGAACAAAAAGAGTGGGAGGAGAAAGAAGCGCTTGAAGGCCGTGATGAGGTTCTGCCTTCAGAAGTGAATAAGTTTCTGTTCAACGAAGATACCGCCGAGAAGATGTTTGCTCAGTTGATGCGTAAAGATGAGCAGGGCGGCATTCACGTTGAGGGGGGCGATGTCATTGGTAAAACCATTATCTTCGCTGCAAATAATGACCATGCTGATTTCTTGCAGAAAATGTTCGATAAGAATTATAAGAAATGGGCCGGCAAGTTAGCGAAGAAGATTACGTTTAAAGAGAAATATGCTCAGAGCTTGATTGATGAGTTTGGCGGCGATGAGAACGAGATCAAAGCGTTTGACCCAAATAACCCGACTTGTCGAATCGCTATTTCGGTAGATATGTTGGATACAGGGGTTGATGTGCCTGAGGTGGTGAACTTGGTGTTTTATAAGGTCATCCGCTCTAAGGTTAAGTTCACGCAGATGATTGGACGCGGTACGCGGCTGTGCCCCGATTTATTCGGCCCTGGCGATGATAAGACGACATTTAAAGTGTTCGATTACTGCCAGAATTTTGAGTACTTCGATGCGAATCCTGAAGGCATGCCAGTGGGTGTGGCCAAGCCTGTTAGTCAGCAGGTATTTGAGAAGCGGGTGAAGCTGAGTACTTTGTTGAATAAGCAGCTTGCCGATGAAACGTTTCAAGCGGAGCACTCGGAAGACTGTGAGCGTCTTGTTAAGTTAAATAGCTACCAGCTGGATATGTTGCATCATTTGGTGAATGGCATGAATTTGGATAACTTCATTGTCAGACCTAAGCGGCAAGCAGTTGAGCCGTTTCTTGAACGCGAGTACTGGAACGAGATTGACGATACCAAGTTTACTGAGCTGGAAAGCCATGTGTCGATGTTGCCGACCGAGGCAGAGGCGTTTAATGCGGATGAGCAGAATAATCACTTGTCTAATCGCTTTGATAATTTAGTGCTTGGTATGCAGCTCTCGTTATTAGAGAAAGGCATGATTCCAGATGCGAGTCGTATTCGGGTGATGGAGTTTGCTCAACAGTTAGAAGGAAAGTCGACCCTGCCAGCGGTACAAGCTCAGCTACAGTTCATTCAAGATATTCAAACGATGGAGTTCTGGCAGGACATTCATCTGGTGACACTTGAGGATGTGCGTAAGCGGTTACGCAACCTGATGTTTGCCTTGGATAAAGAAGATAAGGTCGTGGTTTACACTAACTTTGAGGATGAAGTTCAAGGTGTTCAGGATGTGACTGAGGTCTATCGCAGCCCAAGTGTTGATTTAGCCCAATATCGTAAGAAAATAGAGCAGTATATCCAAGATCATCAAGATCAGTTAACCATTCAAAAATTGAAGCGAAATAAGCCAATCACCCAAGCGGATTTGGATGTACTTGAGGGTTTGCTGCTAGATGCTAGTGGTATGAGTGATGTCGAGGCGTACCGTAAGCAGATCTTACAGGAGAAGCCATTGGGTGCGTTTATTCGTGAGTTGGTGGGCCTTGATATGAATGCTGCGAAGGAGGCGTTTAGTAGCTTCTTGGATGAGGGCGCGTATAACGCTGAACAAATGAACTTTGTTAATCAAGTGATTGATTATCTGGTCACTAATGGGGTTTTGGAAATGACGCATATCTTCGAGCCGCCATTTACCGATCAGCATAGTGAAAGTGCTTACGGCTTTTTTGAAGAGGGTAAGGTGGTTGAGTTGTTTGGCATTATTCGAGCGGTTAATGCCAACTCTCAGGTTGACGTGGGCAATGTTAGTTATGCGTCATAA
- a CDS encoding Fic family protein produces MNYIWQHSNWPDFTYADSAIPANQLYHYAQNAGRLSNQLQGIPDDQRLDACIDLMVNEAITTSAIEGEHLNPEDVRSSLRNHLGLSHPPLHIRDPRAQGISALMVHNFQQADPQLDEETLFRWHRMLLPNTYDAWGHKLIVGAWRTEGIDVISGPLHKQKIHFSAPPAASVAEEMATFFQWYNQSNPQHSSPEALIPGPIRAAITHLWFVTIHPFDDGNGRIARALADHALAQDTHQPVLHSLSTAIEQNKQAYYDQLEQAQKGNLDIGEWIAWFVDITVQSLKITQDTIAWTVQKANFLKTHQAVMNERQLQVVLDLFSNGVGGDPRSVNRNKYVKRAKCSPSTALRDLQDLVNKSVLVQLPGEGRNTRYGLNI; encoded by the coding sequence ATGAACTATATTTGGCAACACTCCAACTGGCCCGACTTCACATATGCTGATAGCGCTATACCTGCAAATCAGCTCTACCACTATGCGCAAAACGCAGGTCGGCTCAGTAATCAACTACAAGGTATTCCAGACGACCAACGCTTGGATGCCTGTATTGATCTCATGGTCAATGAAGCCATTACGACCTCAGCAATTGAAGGTGAACACCTTAACCCTGAAGATGTGCGCTCCTCACTGAGAAACCACCTAGGCTTAAGCCATCCTCCCCTGCATATCCGCGACCCACGTGCACAGGGTATCTCTGCGCTGATGGTGCATAACTTCCAACAAGCAGATCCACAACTGGATGAGGAAACCTTATTTCGCTGGCATCGCATGTTACTGCCAAATACTTATGATGCATGGGGTCACAAGCTGATTGTTGGCGCATGGCGCACTGAAGGTATTGATGTCATCAGCGGGCCATTACACAAACAGAAGATACACTTTTCAGCACCGCCGGCCGCTTCGGTTGCTGAGGAAATGGCGACGTTTTTCCAGTGGTACAACCAAAGCAACCCACAACACAGCTCACCCGAAGCGCTGATACCCGGCCCCATCCGCGCTGCCATCACACACCTTTGGTTTGTCACCATTCACCCGTTTGACGACGGCAATGGACGCATCGCTCGCGCCTTAGCCGATCATGCACTGGCGCAGGATACTCATCAGCCGGTGCTTCACAGTCTGTCGACCGCCATTGAACAGAATAAACAGGCATATTACGACCAGCTGGAGCAGGCACAAAAAGGCAATTTGGATATTGGCGAATGGATCGCATGGTTTGTTGATATCACAGTCCAATCCCTCAAGATCACTCAAGACACCATCGCGTGGACAGTACAGAAAGCAAACTTCCTAAAGACTCACCAAGCTGTGATGAATGAGCGGCAATTGCAGGTCGTGCTAGATCTATTTAGCAACGGTGTAGGCGGCGATCCCCGCTCGGTTAACCGTAATAAGTACGTGAAGCGCGCAAAGTGTTCACCCAGTACCGCGCTGCGCGATTTACAGGACTTGGTCAATAAATCGGTACTGGTGCAACTGCCAGGCGAAGGTCGTAATACGCGTTATGGCTTGAATATCTAG